Proteins from a genomic interval of Microbacterium esteraromaticum:
- a CDS encoding DUF6325 family protein has protein sequence MPLGQNTLMLAGVDDERPDAALLRALVSGAVSGEIRLLDLVIVRRRTISSGVLYEVDHDDLALMGLPLAVPGMIGVDDAATLCAHVSIGAAAALILVGYPAVAQPADWPPTALRARLIGVWPVPASAADLVLEAARARAVSGAVFRRRAFRSLRPVA, from the coding sequence ATGCCGTTGGGACAGAACACGCTGATGCTCGCCGGAGTCGATGATGAACGGCCCGATGCGGCTCTGTTGCGCGCGCTCGTGAGTGGCGCGGTCAGCGGCGAGATCCGCTTGCTGGACTTGGTCATCGTGCGGCGTCGCACCATCAGCAGCGGCGTCCTCTACGAGGTCGACCACGACGACCTCGCGCTGATGGGGCTCCCGCTCGCGGTGCCGGGCATGATCGGTGTCGATGATGCTGCCACGCTGTGCGCGCATGTGAGCATCGGTGCTGCCGCGGCGCTCATCCTTGTCGGATATCCCGCCGTTGCACAGCCTGCGGATTGGCCGCCGACCGCGCTGCGTGCTCGGCTCATCGGTGTCTGGCCGGTCCCGGCATCTGCCGCAGACCTTGTGCTGGAGGCAGCGCGGGCCCGGGCGGTGTCCGGCGCTGTGTTCCGCCGGCGTGCGTTCCGATCACTCCGGCCGGTGGCGTGA
- a CDS encoding ACP S-malonyltransferase produces the protein MIVAACPGQGSQTPGFLAPWLELDGVPAQLAAFSEAAEVDLIAHGTESDADTIRDTRIAQPLIVAASIVAMTQLVQRAGRTADGLAGHSVGEIAALNAAGVIDADSAMRLVGIRGRAMADAAAQTPTGMSAVLGGDADVVLALLSELGLTPANYNVAGQIVAAGELPALAELAERAPRGVRVMPLQVAGAFHTSYMAPAVATLRAAVDDVTPQNPTHTLWSNRDGAAVSSGQDALDRLVAQVSSPVRWDLCMESFTAAGITGFIELAPAGALVGLAKRGLRGVPNVAVKTPEDLDAAAELLNGAAA, from the coding sequence GTGATTGTCGCCGCCTGCCCTGGACAGGGCTCACAGACCCCCGGTTTTCTCGCTCCGTGGTTGGAGCTCGATGGCGTGCCCGCACAGCTGGCTGCCTTCTCGGAGGCGGCTGAGGTCGACCTGATCGCGCACGGCACCGAGTCGGATGCCGATACGATCCGCGACACGCGCATCGCCCAACCGCTGATCGTCGCCGCCTCGATCGTCGCCATGACGCAGCTCGTACAGCGCGCGGGCCGCACGGCCGATGGTCTGGCGGGGCACTCGGTCGGCGAGATCGCGGCGCTGAACGCGGCAGGTGTGATCGATGCAGACAGCGCAATGCGCCTGGTGGGCATCCGGGGTCGGGCGATGGCGGATGCTGCTGCGCAGACGCCGACAGGCATGAGCGCTGTGCTCGGCGGTGACGCCGATGTCGTGCTCGCCCTGCTGTCCGAGCTCGGTCTGACTCCCGCGAACTACAACGTGGCGGGCCAGATCGTCGCTGCCGGCGAGCTTCCCGCGCTGGCCGAGCTGGCTGAGCGGGCACCGCGCGGCGTCCGAGTCATGCCACTGCAGGTCGCCGGCGCATTCCACACCTCGTACATGGCTCCGGCCGTAGCCACCCTGCGCGCCGCGGTTGACGATGTCACGCCCCAGAACCCGACGCACACGCTCTGGTCCAACCGAGATGGCGCCGCCGTCTCGTCCGGCCAGGACGCCCTCGACCGGCTCGTCGCCCAGGTCTCGTCCCCGGTGCGCTGGGACCTGTGCATGGAGTCGTTCACTGCGGCCGGCATCACGGGCTTCATCGAGCTGGCACCCGCCGGGGCGCTCGTGGGGCTCGCAAAGCGTGGACTGCGCGGCGTTCCGAACGTCGCGGTCAAGACCCCCGAAGACCTCGATGCGGCTGCAGAGCTGCTGAACGGAGCAGCAGCATGA
- a CDS encoding DUF998 domain-containing protein codes for MPTRSVRPDLLTVARSSANEGTRERAREAIGLQISIFAFVLVALIALPVFGFRPAPIAGAGSLGQFAAVSAAATAAVVFVLGRIVVAEPQRRERLAALDLVDVAALAFAHAVIALLGWTLVAVILEAGLIGAVVFPLPVLLLSGAAAALTAYVVFVSATHLDLQLLAVVLALFLVVGVLASMLTASDPTWWKDNLSALGMTDDLSARTFNLTLIIAGILVTTLARYATNAIPGPSGRGVVAVRTCLIIVGVFLGMVGLFPVDQYFALHTGVASGMAVAFGVLVIGLKWWLPGVSRTFLSIGYLFIAVIVLHAVLFATGYYTLTAVELVAGVVVFAWIILLIRTVAALAQDASAADAVSDASEAAERTAS; via the coding sequence ATGCCGACTCGCTCCGTACGCCCCGACCTGCTGACTGTTGCGCGTTCGAGCGCCAATGAGGGCACGAGGGAGCGCGCACGAGAGGCCATCGGCCTGCAGATCTCGATCTTCGCCTTCGTGCTCGTGGCGCTGATCGCCCTACCGGTCTTCGGCTTTCGGCCCGCACCCATCGCCGGAGCGGGATCGCTCGGCCAGTTCGCCGCTGTCTCGGCGGCGGCCACCGCCGCCGTGGTGTTCGTGCTCGGACGGATCGTGGTGGCGGAACCGCAGAGACGCGAACGCCTCGCGGCGCTGGATCTCGTCGACGTCGCCGCGCTGGCCTTCGCACACGCGGTGATCGCGCTGCTGGGCTGGACGCTGGTGGCGGTGATTCTGGAGGCCGGACTCATCGGAGCGGTGGTCTTCCCCTTGCCGGTGCTGCTGCTCTCGGGTGCAGCGGCAGCGCTCACCGCCTACGTCGTCTTCGTCTCGGCCACCCACCTGGACCTCCAGCTGCTCGCCGTCGTGCTCGCCCTGTTCCTCGTGGTGGGAGTGCTCGCAAGCATGCTCACCGCGAGCGACCCGACGTGGTGGAAGGACAACCTCAGCGCCCTGGGTATGACCGATGACCTCTCGGCGCGCACGTTCAACCTGACGCTGATCATCGCGGGCATTCTGGTGACGACTCTCGCCCGCTACGCGACGAATGCGATTCCCGGCCCATCCGGGCGCGGAGTCGTCGCGGTGCGCACCTGCCTCATCATCGTGGGTGTTTTCCTCGGCATGGTGGGACTGTTCCCGGTGGATCAGTACTTTGCGCTGCACACGGGGGTGGCCTCGGGCATGGCCGTGGCCTTCGGTGTGCTGGTGATCGGACTGAAATGGTGGCTACCCGGTGTGTCTCGCACGTTCCTGTCGATCGGCTACCTGTTCATCGCGGTGATCGTGCTGCACGCGGTGCTGTTCGCGACCGGCTACTACACGTTGACCGCCGTCGAGCTCGTCGCCGGTGTTGTCGTGTTCGCGTGGATCATCCTGCTGATCCGCACCGTGGCGGCTCTCGCACAGGACGCGAGCGCCGCCGATGCCGTGTCGGACGCGAGCGAAGCCGCGGAGCGAACCGCTTCGTGA
- a CDS encoding LuxR C-terminal-related transcriptional regulator — translation MAPARGSVPVGSNVRFRAPMPRPENVRRPRVTATIDAALARYSFCIVSAPSGYGKTTAVAEWGANADRLAWLTLNALDADPRRLARGVLDALAVATDGRGGAPSHTTRFDPRRAYAAIIDSLESAEGVVQLVVDDAHRAGEAWREGLLGMLLEQMPEKLRIVLVGTTLLEVTSARERLTAPDLFLCADVLRFTADEIAELHAAGSHTLTPVAILEETQGWPIAVSMVMIAGARPDSDATSASAFLADYVRDYVLASLPPALARFMLDASVCAVLDADLAAKVTGEVHAARLVEECARLGLFLDRFAVPEGTRYRWHATFAKTCLSLLAAEDPARLVELHRRAAAHLSRSEPITAISHSLRATDIGAARSTLLGCWLGLSMNGNAAEVETAATRIMMHLPEDAELLLIRACATDMLGDHHLAHDLFVRGQAQIATSGTADDDVVLDIARLVVSDEPERVSAAHERVRERMLAGAAAPELADQVAVNTLLAWAEIRHPTNPVLPAEHFAAVAREIRGQEPDLWPHALGGVAFGHVWAGHLRRARHALDEINATSDSIGASSARGGLDVSSIMAEGLVAHLAGDPTTTSRLFAALTAGDADPSVASVARLMLACAAADGGDVAACRRAAIGAQEIPVETLHGVPWGVIRETAIAVLEEAIGNRDRALRIARRHVRRTDLPLVALALSGVLRRAEEYSEALIQLRSLRTFAEVSYIKVSTLITAAVMRRHNGDHEAAHDVCEAALAAAASEGIRLPFGARETAVRRLLGEHVHHGTQYEDFISECLADDAAGSVAGVLSDREREVYRQLQTSRTLPEIARELGVSVNTIKTHQRSIYRKLDVSSRRDAVRVGL, via the coding sequence ATGGCGCCTGCGCGGGGGAGTGTTCCGGTGGGATCGAACGTGCGGTTCCGCGCCCCGATGCCTCGGCCTGAGAACGTGCGCCGCCCACGCGTCACCGCCACGATCGACGCGGCGCTCGCCCGCTACTCGTTCTGCATCGTGAGTGCGCCGAGCGGCTACGGCAAGACCACCGCAGTCGCTGAGTGGGGCGCGAACGCTGACCGGCTCGCCTGGCTCACGCTGAACGCGCTCGACGCGGATCCACGTCGCCTGGCGCGCGGCGTGCTCGACGCGCTGGCGGTCGCCACGGATGGTCGGGGCGGCGCGCCTTCGCATACGACCAGGTTCGATCCGCGCCGCGCCTACGCTGCCATCATCGACAGTCTGGAATCTGCCGAGGGTGTCGTGCAGCTGGTGGTCGATGACGCGCATCGTGCCGGGGAAGCGTGGCGCGAGGGGCTGCTCGGGATGCTGTTGGAGCAGATGCCCGAGAAGCTGCGTATCGTGCTGGTCGGCACCACACTGCTCGAAGTCACCTCCGCTCGCGAACGGCTCACAGCGCCCGACCTGTTCCTGTGCGCGGATGTGCTGCGGTTCACGGCGGACGAGATTGCGGAGCTGCACGCTGCCGGATCGCATACGCTCACCCCCGTCGCGATCCTGGAGGAGACGCAGGGATGGCCGATCGCCGTGTCGATGGTGATGATCGCCGGAGCGCGGCCGGACTCGGACGCCACGTCGGCATCGGCCTTCCTCGCCGACTACGTGCGCGACTACGTGCTGGCTTCGTTGCCCCCTGCGCTGGCTCGGTTCATGCTCGATGCCAGCGTCTGCGCTGTTCTCGACGCAGACCTCGCGGCCAAGGTCACGGGCGAGGTGCATGCCGCGCGGTTGGTGGAGGAATGCGCGCGTCTCGGACTGTTCCTCGACAGGTTCGCGGTCCCTGAGGGCACGCGCTATCGGTGGCATGCGACCTTTGCGAAGACATGTTTATCGCTCCTCGCCGCCGAGGACCCCGCTCGGTTGGTCGAGCTCCACCGTCGAGCAGCCGCGCACCTGAGCCGCTCCGAGCCGATCACCGCGATATCGCACTCGCTGCGCGCCACTGATATCGGCGCCGCACGCAGCACGCTTCTGGGGTGCTGGCTCGGCTTGAGCATGAACGGAAATGCAGCCGAGGTTGAGACCGCCGCGACGCGGATCATGATGCATCTGCCCGAGGATGCTGAACTGCTCCTGATCCGCGCATGCGCCACCGACATGCTCGGCGACCACCATTTGGCACACGACCTCTTCGTGCGCGGGCAGGCGCAGATCGCGACGTCCGGCACGGCAGACGACGACGTCGTGCTCGACATCGCACGTCTCGTCGTCTCGGATGAGCCCGAACGCGTGTCCGCTGCGCACGAACGCGTGCGCGAGAGGATGCTCGCCGGTGCGGCCGCCCCCGAACTCGCAGATCAGGTCGCTGTGAACACCCTCCTCGCATGGGCGGAGATCCGCCACCCCACCAACCCGGTGCTCCCGGCCGAGCACTTCGCGGCCGTGGCGAGGGAGATACGCGGGCAGGAGCCGGATCTCTGGCCGCATGCGCTCGGTGGAGTCGCCTTCGGACATGTGTGGGCAGGACACCTGCGCCGGGCACGACATGCGCTTGACGAGATCAACGCCACGTCGGACTCGATCGGTGCCAGTTCAGCGCGCGGCGGTCTCGATGTGAGCTCGATCATGGCGGAAGGACTCGTGGCCCACCTCGCCGGTGATCCCACGACGACCTCGCGGCTGTTCGCCGCGTTGACGGCGGGGGATGCCGACCCGTCGGTGGCATCCGTGGCGCGATTGATGCTCGCGTGCGCCGCAGCGGACGGCGGCGACGTCGCGGCCTGCCGACGCGCCGCGATCGGAGCGCAGGAGATCCCGGTCGAGACCCTGCACGGTGTGCCGTGGGGCGTGATCCGGGAGACGGCCATCGCAGTGCTCGAAGAGGCGATCGGCAACCGCGATCGTGCGCTGCGCATCGCGCGTCGACACGTGCGTCGCACGGACCTCCCTCTGGTCGCGCTCGCACTGTCCGGCGTGCTCCGTCGTGCGGAGGAGTACAGTGAGGCGCTCATCCAACTGCGCTCGCTGCGCACGTTCGCCGAGGTCTCGTACATCAAGGTCAGCACGCTCATCACAGCGGCGGTGATGAGAAGACACAACGGCGATCACGAGGCCGCGCACGATGTCTGTGAAGCTGCGCTCGCCGCGGCCGCATCCGAGGGCATCCGACTGCCGTTCGGAGCGCGGGAGACCGCCGTGCGCCGACTGCTCGGCGAGCATGTGCATCACGGAACCCAGTACGAGGACTTCATCAGCGAGTGCCTCGCGGACGACGCGGCCGGATCCGTTGCCGGCGTCTTGTCTGATCGGGAGCGCGAGGTGTACCGGCAATTGCAGACCTCGCGCACTCTGCCGGAGATCGCGCGGGAGCTCGGAGTCTCGGTCAACACCATCAAGACCCATCAACGCTCGATCTACCGCAAACTCGACGTGTCGTCGCGTCGCGACGCCGTGCGCGTCGGTCTCTGA
- the aceE gene encoding pyruvate dehydrogenase (acetyl-transferring), homodimeric type, with the protein MTVHDQDPYSQAPLDSDPEETGEWQQSLDELVDAKGHGRGREIMLSLLKRSKELHLGVPMVPTTDYINTIAPENEPTFPGDEEVERRYRSWIRWNAAVTVHRAQRPGIGVGGHISTYASSASLYEVGFNHFFRGADAEGGGDQIFIQGHASPGIYARSFLEGRLDEQQLDGFRQEKSRAPHALSSYPHPRLMPEYWQFPTVSMGLGPINAIYQAMSNKYLENRGIKDTSASHVWAFLGDGEMDEIESRGQLQVAANEGLDNLTFVVNCNLQRLDGPVRGNGKIVQELESFFRGAGWNVIKVVWGREWDDLLARDTEGALLNIMNSTPDGDYQTYKAESGAYVREHFFGKDERALNLVKDLSDDQVWQLRRGGHDYRKVYAAYQAALAHKGQPTVILAKTVKGYGLGPHFEGRNATHQMKKMTLENLKTFRDTMHIPITDAQLEENPYLPPYYHPGAQDDTIQYMLERRKNLGGFLPERRATHVPLSLPGDNSYALPKKGSGTQEIATTMAFVRLLKDLLRSKDFGHRIVPIIPDEARTFGLDAYFPTAKIYNPNGQQYTSVDRELLLAYKESPQGQIVHVGINEAGALAAFTAAGTSYATHGEPLIPIYIFYSMFGFQRTGDAQWAAGDQMARGFIIGATAGRTTLTGEGLQHADGHSPLLASSNPATVSYDPAYGYEIAHIMRSGLERMYGGSHPDPNVMYYITVYNEPLVQPAEPEDVDVDGIIRGIHRVSVGEGEGPRTQLLASGVGLPWAFEAQQLLKQDWGVVSDVWSVTSWNELRRDGLAVDEHNFLHPDEEPRTAYVTQKLQGSEGPVIAVSDYMHAVQDQIRPWVPSSYYTLGADDFGFSDTRAAARRYFKIDGPSMVVRALQALADEGKIDRARVGEAIAKYRLFDVNAGSSGNAGGES; encoded by the coding sequence GTGACTGTTCACGATCAGGACCCGTACTCCCAGGCACCACTGGACAGCGACCCGGAGGAGACCGGCGAGTGGCAGCAGTCGCTCGATGAGCTGGTGGATGCCAAGGGGCACGGCCGCGGCCGCGAGATCATGCTCAGCCTGCTGAAGCGCTCGAAGGAGCTGCACCTCGGCGTGCCGATGGTTCCGACCACCGACTACATCAACACGATCGCCCCCGAGAACGAGCCGACCTTCCCCGGTGACGAAGAGGTCGAGCGTCGTTACCGCAGCTGGATCCGCTGGAACGCGGCGGTCACCGTGCACCGTGCGCAGCGCCCCGGCATCGGTGTGGGTGGGCACATCTCGACCTATGCGTCGTCCGCCTCGCTGTACGAGGTGGGCTTCAACCACTTCTTCCGCGGTGCCGACGCTGAGGGCGGCGGAGACCAGATCTTCATCCAGGGCCACGCCTCACCCGGCATCTACGCCCGGTCGTTCCTGGAGGGGCGCCTCGACGAGCAGCAGCTCGACGGGTTCCGGCAGGAGAAGTCGCGCGCGCCGCACGCACTGTCGTCGTACCCGCACCCGCGTCTGATGCCGGAGTACTGGCAGTTCCCGACGGTGTCGATGGGCCTGGGCCCGATCAACGCCATCTATCAGGCGATGTCGAACAAGTACCTCGAGAACCGCGGTATCAAGGACACCTCGGCCTCACACGTCTGGGCCTTCCTCGGCGATGGCGAGATGGACGAGATCGAGAGCCGCGGCCAGCTTCAGGTCGCCGCCAACGAGGGCCTCGACAACCTGACGTTCGTCGTCAACTGCAACCTGCAGCGCCTCGACGGCCCGGTGCGCGGAAACGGCAAGATCGTCCAGGAGCTGGAGTCGTTCTTCCGCGGTGCCGGCTGGAACGTCATCAAGGTCGTCTGGGGCCGGGAGTGGGACGACCTGCTCGCCCGCGACACCGAGGGCGCGCTGCTGAACATCATGAACTCCACGCCCGATGGCGACTACCAGACCTACAAGGCCGAGTCGGGTGCCTACGTGCGTGAGCACTTCTTCGGCAAGGACGAGCGCGCGCTCAACCTGGTCAAGGACCTCAGCGACGACCAGGTGTGGCAGCTGCGCCGCGGCGGTCACGACTACCGCAAGGTGTACGCCGCGTACCAGGCCGCTCTGGCTCACAAGGGTCAGCCCACCGTCATCCTCGCCAAGACCGTCAAGGGTTACGGGCTCGGACCGCACTTCGAGGGTCGCAACGCGACCCACCAGATGAAGAAGATGACGCTGGAGAACCTCAAGACCTTCCGCGACACCATGCACATCCCGATCACGGATGCGCAGCTCGAAGAGAACCCCTACCTGCCCCCGTACTACCACCCGGGTGCGCAGGACGACACGATCCAGTACATGCTCGAGCGCCGCAAGAACCTCGGTGGCTTCCTGCCCGAGCGTCGCGCCACGCACGTGCCGCTGTCGCTGCCCGGAGACAACTCCTACGCGCTGCCAAAGAAGGGCTCCGGTACGCAGGAGATCGCCACGACGATGGCGTTCGTCCGACTGCTCAAGGACCTGCTGCGGTCGAAGGACTTCGGTCACCGCATCGTGCCGATCATCCCCGACGAGGCCCGCACCTTCGGTCTGGACGCATACTTCCCGACGGCGAAGATCTACAACCCGAACGGCCAGCAGTACACCTCGGTCGACCGCGAGCTGCTGCTGGCGTACAAGGAGAGCCCGCAGGGCCAGATCGTGCACGTCGGCATCAACGAGGCGGGGGCCCTCGCGGCGTTCACCGCGGCGGGAACCTCGTACGCGACGCACGGCGAACCGCTGATCCCGATCTACATCTTCTACTCGATGTTCGGCTTCCAGCGCACCGGCGATGCCCAGTGGGCCGCTGGCGACCAGATGGCTCGCGGCTTCATCATCGGCGCCACCGCCGGGCGTACCACGCTCACCGGCGAGGGCCTGCAGCACGCCGACGGCCACTCGCCGTTGCTGGCGTCGTCCAACCCGGCGACGGTGTCGTACGATCCGGCATACGGCTACGAGATCGCCCACATCATGCGCTCGGGCCTGGAGCGCATGTACGGGGGCAGCCACCCCGACCCGAACGTGATGTACTACATCACCGTGTACAACGAGCCGCTCGTGCAGCCTGCCGAACCCGAGGATGTCGATGTCGACGGCATCATCCGCGGCATCCACCGCGTCTCCGTCGGCGAGGGCGAGGGTCCGCGCACGCAACTGCTCGCCTCGGGCGTCGGCCTGCCGTGGGCCTTCGAGGCCCAGCAGCTGCTCAAGCAGGACTGGGGCGTCGTCTCGGACGTGTGGTCAGTGACCTCGTGGAACGAGCTGCGCCGTGACGGTCTCGCCGTCGACGAGCACAACTTCCTGCACCCCGACGAAGAGCCCCGCACCGCGTATGTGACGCAGAAGCTGCAGGGTTCCGAGGGCCCGGTCATCGCCGTCAGCGACTACATGCACGCCGTGCAGGACCAGATCCGTCCGTGGGTGCCCAGCAGCTACTACACCCTGGGCGCCGACGACTTCGGGTTCTCGGACACGCGCGCCGCGGCTCGTCGCTACTTCAAGATCGACGGGCCCTCGATGGTCGTGCGCGCTCTGCAGGCGCTCGCCGACGAGGGCAAGATCGATCGCGCCCGGGTCGGCGAGGCGATCGCGAAGTACCGCCTGTTCGATGTGAACGCCGGATCGAGCGGGAACGCGGGCGGCGAGAGCTGA
- a CDS encoding AI-2E family transporter yields MLLLLAAATVTLVGVHLAQDLITPLALALVIVIICEPVRGPLERRGWPRWAASTTVIALAYLVLALMGLLLWIAGAQFVRMIEDLASAGMPQPLDELIALLQAAGLGAGLAEAASGLLDPSLLLGIARSAWSATLGTATALFFVCAYVIMMAVDGSRYRDAPRLFGAAKGPTMARISNLTSGIRRYYVVNAVFGAIVAIIDGLALWWLGVPAPVVWAVLAFVTNFIPNIGFIVGLVPPAILAFLVGGWPLMLGVVAIYCIVNVTLQVLIQPKFVSDAVGLSLTITFFSVVFWTFVIGPLGAILSIPLTLFSRMLLLESDPRATWSRWLSGDRDAIPTAKTSDATGTASGDGGASDDDAESGDDVGPAGIEPTTSTV; encoded by the coding sequence GTGCTTCTGCTGCTGGCAGCCGCGACCGTCACGCTCGTGGGCGTGCACCTGGCGCAGGATCTGATCACGCCCCTTGCGCTCGCTCTGGTCATCGTGATCATCTGCGAGCCGGTGCGGGGCCCGCTGGAGCGGCGCGGGTGGCCGCGTTGGGCGGCATCGACCACCGTCATTGCCCTCGCCTATCTCGTTCTGGCGCTGATGGGCCTGTTGTTGTGGATCGCCGGGGCGCAGTTCGTGCGCATGATCGAGGATCTCGCGAGCGCCGGGATGCCCCAGCCGCTCGACGAGCTGATCGCCCTGCTGCAGGCGGCCGGTCTCGGCGCGGGTCTCGCGGAGGCCGCATCCGGACTGCTGGACCCCTCGCTGCTGCTGGGCATCGCCCGCAGCGCGTGGAGCGCGACGCTCGGTACCGCGACGGCGCTGTTCTTCGTCTGCGCGTACGTGATCATGATGGCCGTCGACGGATCGCGGTACCGCGACGCCCCGCGTCTGTTCGGTGCGGCCAAGGGGCCGACCATGGCGCGCATCTCGAACCTCACCTCGGGCATCCGCCGCTACTACGTCGTCAACGCCGTCTTCGGAGCGATCGTGGCGATCATCGACGGTCTCGCCCTGTGGTGGCTCGGAGTGCCCGCGCCCGTGGTCTGGGCGGTTCTCGCGTTCGTGACGAACTTCATCCCCAACATCGGCTTCATCGTCGGGCTCGTGCCGCCGGCTATTCTCGCGTTCCTGGTCGGCGGCTGGCCGCTTATGCTCGGTGTGGTCGCGATCTACTGCATCGTCAACGTCACGCTGCAGGTACTGATCCAGCCGAAGTTCGTCAGTGACGCGGTGGGGCTGAGCCTGACGATCACGTTCTTCTCGGTGGTGTTCTGGACGTTCGTGATCGGCCCGCTGGGTGCGATCCTGTCGATCCCGCTGACCCTGTTCAGCCGGATGCTGCTGCTCGAGTCCGACCCACGCGCAACGTGGTCGCGCTGGCTCTCCGGGGATCGTGACGCGATCCCCACCGCGAAGACGTCGGATGCCACAGGCACGGCTTCCGGCGATGGCGGGGCCTCCGACGACGACGCGGAGTCCGGTGATGATGTGGGCCCTGCCGGGATCGAACCGACGACATCCACGGTGTAA
- a CDS encoding PucR family transcriptional regulator: MDKAATLAWLRKISGDIATVTIKRLEDTLPWYADMPPARRSAVGLVAQAGITSFIQWYEDPTSTPWIAADIFAAAPRELLRSVSLQQTLQLIRVTVEVTEERVAGRGEDLREAILLYSRDVAFASADVYARAAEARGLWDARLEALVVDSILTGEADEELPSRIAALGWHGHGEVCVLVGTTPPQFDVDLVRRTARRLSVDVLIGVQGSRLVLVIGRARVPGKEVDEVELPFSEIAQRLEPSFGPGYVVLGPPVTALVDAGQSARAALAGFAVARAWRGAPRPVEADDLLPERALAGDTLAKQTLIERIFRPLEAHSPDLVTTLWSYLDNGRSLEATARELFVHPNTVRYRLKRVTEVIGWDATGPREALILQTALILGSIGAVDPARRRSTTRRR, encoded by the coding sequence ATGGATAAGGCCGCCACACTCGCCTGGTTGCGCAAGATCTCGGGCGATATCGCCACGGTCACCATCAAGCGGCTCGAGGACACCCTTCCCTGGTACGCCGACATGCCACCGGCCCGCCGCTCTGCGGTCGGGCTGGTGGCCCAGGCCGGTATCACCTCGTTCATCCAGTGGTACGAGGACCCGACGTCGACGCCGTGGATCGCGGCCGATATCTTCGCCGCCGCTCCCCGTGAGCTGCTGCGCAGTGTGAGCCTGCAGCAGACCCTGCAGTTGATTCGCGTCACCGTCGAGGTCACTGAGGAGCGCGTCGCCGGGCGCGGCGAGGATCTGCGCGAGGCGATCCTGCTGTACTCCCGCGATGTCGCCTTTGCCTCGGCCGACGTGTACGCCCGCGCCGCCGAAGCCCGCGGCCTGTGGGATGCCCGACTCGAAGCGCTGGTCGTGGACTCGATCCTCACCGGCGAGGCCGATGAGGAGTTGCCCAGCCGCATCGCCGCGCTCGGTTGGCACGGTCATGGCGAGGTATGTGTGCTCGTCGGCACGACGCCCCCGCAGTTCGACGTCGATCTGGTGCGCCGCACGGCGCGCCGGCTCTCTGTCGATGTGTTGATCGGGGTTCAGGGCTCCCGATTGGTGCTCGTGATCGGTCGCGCCCGTGTGCCGGGCAAGGAGGTTGACGAGGTCGAGCTGCCGTTCAGCGAGATCGCGCAGCGCCTGGAGCCGTCGTTCGGTCCGGGGTACGTCGTGCTCGGCCCTCCCGTCACCGCTCTGGTCGATGCCGGGCAGAGCGCTCGCGCGGCATTGGCCGGCTTCGCCGTTGCGCGAGCGTGGCGCGGTGCCCCCAGACCCGTCGAGGCCGACGATCTGCTGCCCGAACGCGCGCTGGCCGGAGACACGCTGGCCAAGCAGACCCTGATCGAACGGATCTTCCGCCCGCTTGAGGCGCACTCCCCCGATCTCGTGACGACGTTGTGGAGCTACCTCGACAACGGCCGGTCGCTGGAGGCGACGGCGCGCGAGCTGTTCGTGCATCCGAACACCGTGCGCTACCGGCTCAAGCGGGTCACCGAGGTGATCGGCTGGGATGCCACAGGTCCGCGCGAGGCGTTGATTCTGCAGACAGCGCTGATCCTCGGATCCATCGGCGCCGTCGACCCCGCGCGACGGCGCTCGACGACACGTCGGCGCTGA